From the genome of Callithrix jacchus isolate 240 chromosome 7, calJac240_pri, whole genome shotgun sequence, one region includes:
- the LRRC8D gene encoding volume-regulated anion channel subunit LRRC8D isoform X2, which yields MFTLAEVASLNDIQPTYRILKPWWDVFMDYLAVVMLMVAIFAGTMQLTKDQVVCLPVLPSPVNSKAHTPPGNADVTTNIPKTDAATNQDQDGRATNDISFGTSAVTPDIPLRATYPRTDFTVQNQEAKKEKKDPTGRKTNLDFQQYVFINQMCYHLALPWYSKYFPYLALIHTIILMVSSNFWFKYPKTCSKVEHFVSILGKCFESPWTTKALSETACEDSEENKQRITGAQTLPKHVSTSSDEGSPSASTPMINKTGFKFSAEKPVIEVPSMTILDKKDGEQAKALFEKVRKFRAHVEDSDLIYKLYVVQTVIKTAKFIFILCYTANFVNAISFEHVCKPKVEHLTGYEVFECTHNMAYMLKKLLISYISIICVYGFICLYTLFWLFRIPLKEYSFEKVREESSFSDIPDVKNDFAFLLHMVDQYDQLYSKRFGVFLSEVSENKLREISLNHEWTFEKLRQHISRNAQDKQELHLFMLSGVPDAVFDLTDLDVLKLELIPEAKIPAKISQMTNLQELHLCHCPAKVEQTAFSFLRDHLRCLHVKFTDVAEIPAWVYLLKNLRELYLIGNLNSENNKMIGLESLRELRHLKILHVKSNLTKVPSNITDVAPHLTKLVIHNDGTKLLVLNSLKKMMNVAELELQNCELERIPHAIFSLSNLQELDLKSNNIRTIEEIISFQHLKRLTCLKLWHNKIVTIPPSITHVKNLESLYFSNNKLESLPVAVFSLQKLRCLDVSYNNISMIPIEIGLLQNLQHLHITGNKVDILPKQLFKCIKLRTLNLGQNCITSLPEKVGQLSQLTQLELKGNCLDRLPAQLGQCRMLKKSGLVVEDHLFDTLPLEVKEALNQDINIPFANGI from the coding sequence ATGTTTACCCTTGCGGAAGTTGCGTCACTTAATGACATTCAGCCAACTTACCGAATCCTGAAACCATGGTGGGATGTGTTTATGGATTACCTGGCTGTTGTTATGTTGATGGTAGCCATCTTTGCAGGAACCATGCAACTTACCAAAGATCAGGTGGTCTGTTTGCCAGTTTTGCCATCTCCTGTAAATTCAAAGGCACATACCCCACCAGGAAATGCCGATGTCACCACCAACATCCCAAAGACGGACGCAGCCACCAACCAAGACCAAGATGGACGGGCGACAAATGACATTTCCTTTGGGACATCTGCTGTGACACCTGACATACCTCTCAGAGCCACATATCCTCGCACAGATTTCACAGTTCAAAATCAGgaggcaaagaaagagaagaaagatccaACAGGCCGAAAAACAAACTTGGATTTTcagcaatatgtatttattaatcaGATGTGTTACCATCTGGCCCTTCCGTGGTATTCTAAGTACTTTCCATACCTTGCTCTTATACATACTATTATTCTCATGGTCAGTAGCAACTTTTGGTTCAAATATCCCAAAACATGCTCAAAAGTAGAACATTTTGTTTCAATATTAGGAAAGTGCTTTGAATCCCCTTGGACTACAAAAGCGTTGTCTGAGACAGCATGCGAAGACTCAGAGGAAAACAAGCAGAGAATAACAGGTGCCCAGACTCTACCAAAGCATGTGTCTACCAGCAGTGATGAAGGGAGCCCCAGTGCCAGTACACCAATGATCAATAAAACTGGCTTTAAATTTTCAGCTGAGAAGCCTGTGATTGAGGTTCCCAGCATGACCATCCTGGATAAAAAAGATGGAGAGCAGGCGAAAGCCCTGTTTGAGAAAGTGAGGAAGTTCCGTGCCCATGTGGAAGATAGTGACTTGATCTATAAACTCTATGTGGTCCaaacagttatcaaaacagccaagttcatttttattctctGCTACACAGCGAACTTTGTCAACGCAATCAGCTTTGAACACGTGTGCAAGCCCAAAGTTGAGCATCTGACTGGTTACGAGGTATTTGAGTGCACCCACAATATGGCTTACATGTTGAAAAAGCTTCTCATCAGTTACATATCCATTATTTGTGTTTATGGCTTTATCTGCCTCTACACTCTCTTCTGGTTATTCAGGATACCTTTGAAGGaatattcttttgaaaaggtCAGAGAAGAGAGCAGTTTTAGTGACATTCCAGATGTCAAAAAtgattttgcatttcttctcCACATGGTAGACCAATATGACCAGCTGTATTCCAAGCGATTTGGTGTGTTCTTGTCAGAAGTTAGTGAAAATAAACTTAGGGAAATTAGTTTGAACCACGAGTGGACATTTGAAAAACTCAGGCAGCACATATCACGCAATGCCCAGGACAAGCAGGAGTTGCATCTGTTCATGCTGTCGGGGGTGCCCGATGCTGTCTTTGACCTCACAGACCTGGATGTGCTAAAGCTGGAACTGATTCCAGAAGCTAAAATTCCTGCTAAGATTTCTCAAATGACTAACCTCCAAGAGCTCCACCTCTGCCACTGCCCTGCAAAAGTTGAACAGACTGCTTTTAGCTTTCTTCGCGATCACTTGAGATGCCTTCATGTGAAGTTCACCGATGTGGCTGAAATTCCTGCCTGGGTTTATTTGCTCAAAAACCTTCGAGAGTTGTACTTAATAGGCAATTTGAACTCTGAAAACAATAAGATGATAGGACTTGAATCTCTCCGAGAGTTGCGACACCTTAAGATTCTCCACGTGAAGAGCAATTTGACCAAAGTTCCCTCCAACATTACAGATGTGGCTCCACATCTTACAAAGTTAGTCATTCATAATGACGGCACTAAACTCTTGGTACTGAACAGCCTTAAGAAAATGATGAATGTCGCCGAGCTGgaactccagaactgtgaactaGAGAGAATTCCACATGCTATTTTCAGCCTCTCTAATTTACAGGAACTGGATTTAAAGTCAAATAACATTCGCACAATTGAGGAAATCATCAGTTTCCAGCACTTAAAACGACTCACTTGTTTAAAATTATGGCATAATAAAATTGTTACTATTCCTCCCTCCATTACCCATGTCAAAAACTTGGAGTCACTTTATTTCTCTAACAACAAGCTCGAATCCTTACCAGTGGCAGTATTTAGTTTACAGAAACTCAGATGCTTAGATGTAAGCTATAACAACATTTCAATGATTCCAATAGAAATAGGATTGCTTCAGAACCTGCAGCATTTGCATATCACTGGTAACAAAGTGGACATTCTGCCAAAACAATTGTTTAAATGCATAAAGTTGAGGACTTTGAATCTGGGACAAAACTGCATCACCTCCCTCCCTGAGAAAGTTGGTCAGCTCTCTCAGCTCACTCAGCTGGAGCTGAAGGGGAACTGCTTGGACCGCCTGCCAGCCCAGCTGGGCCAGTGTCGGATGCTCAAGAAAAGTGGGCTTGTTGTGGAAGATCACCTTTTTGACACCCTGCCACTCGAAGTCAAAGAGGCATTGAATCAAGACATAAATATTCCCTTTGCAAATGGGATTTAA
- the LRRC8D gene encoding volume-regulated anion channel subunit LRRC8D isoform X1 encodes MLLPGSARLSITCCQVPGWRSEVPVAAVPASGARPSRVPRERPEGTGWPPGPGMFTLAEVASLNDIQPTYRILKPWWDVFMDYLAVVMLMVAIFAGTMQLTKDQVVCLPVLPSPVNSKAHTPPGNADVTTNIPKTDAATNQDQDGRATNDISFGTSAVTPDIPLRATYPRTDFTVQNQEAKKEKKDPTGRKTNLDFQQYVFINQMCYHLALPWYSKYFPYLALIHTIILMVSSNFWFKYPKTCSKVEHFVSILGKCFESPWTTKALSETACEDSEENKQRITGAQTLPKHVSTSSDEGSPSASTPMINKTGFKFSAEKPVIEVPSMTILDKKDGEQAKALFEKVRKFRAHVEDSDLIYKLYVVQTVIKTAKFIFILCYTANFVNAISFEHVCKPKVEHLTGYEVFECTHNMAYMLKKLLISYISIICVYGFICLYTLFWLFRIPLKEYSFEKVREESSFSDIPDVKNDFAFLLHMVDQYDQLYSKRFGVFLSEVSENKLREISLNHEWTFEKLRQHISRNAQDKQELHLFMLSGVPDAVFDLTDLDVLKLELIPEAKIPAKISQMTNLQELHLCHCPAKVEQTAFSFLRDHLRCLHVKFTDVAEIPAWVYLLKNLRELYLIGNLNSENNKMIGLESLRELRHLKILHVKSNLTKVPSNITDVAPHLTKLVIHNDGTKLLVLNSLKKMMNVAELELQNCELERIPHAIFSLSNLQELDLKSNNIRTIEEIISFQHLKRLTCLKLWHNKIVTIPPSITHVKNLESLYFSNNKLESLPVAVFSLQKLRCLDVSYNNISMIPIEIGLLQNLQHLHITGNKVDILPKQLFKCIKLRTLNLGQNCITSLPEKVGQLSQLTQLELKGNCLDRLPAQLGQCRMLKKSGLVVEDHLFDTLPLEVKEALNQDINIPFANGI; translated from the coding sequence GAATGTTTACCCTTGCGGAAGTTGCGTCACTTAATGACATTCAGCCAACTTACCGAATCCTGAAACCATGGTGGGATGTGTTTATGGATTACCTGGCTGTTGTTATGTTGATGGTAGCCATCTTTGCAGGAACCATGCAACTTACCAAAGATCAGGTGGTCTGTTTGCCAGTTTTGCCATCTCCTGTAAATTCAAAGGCACATACCCCACCAGGAAATGCCGATGTCACCACCAACATCCCAAAGACGGACGCAGCCACCAACCAAGACCAAGATGGACGGGCGACAAATGACATTTCCTTTGGGACATCTGCTGTGACACCTGACATACCTCTCAGAGCCACATATCCTCGCACAGATTTCACAGTTCAAAATCAGgaggcaaagaaagagaagaaagatccaACAGGCCGAAAAACAAACTTGGATTTTcagcaatatgtatttattaatcaGATGTGTTACCATCTGGCCCTTCCGTGGTATTCTAAGTACTTTCCATACCTTGCTCTTATACATACTATTATTCTCATGGTCAGTAGCAACTTTTGGTTCAAATATCCCAAAACATGCTCAAAAGTAGAACATTTTGTTTCAATATTAGGAAAGTGCTTTGAATCCCCTTGGACTACAAAAGCGTTGTCTGAGACAGCATGCGAAGACTCAGAGGAAAACAAGCAGAGAATAACAGGTGCCCAGACTCTACCAAAGCATGTGTCTACCAGCAGTGATGAAGGGAGCCCCAGTGCCAGTACACCAATGATCAATAAAACTGGCTTTAAATTTTCAGCTGAGAAGCCTGTGATTGAGGTTCCCAGCATGACCATCCTGGATAAAAAAGATGGAGAGCAGGCGAAAGCCCTGTTTGAGAAAGTGAGGAAGTTCCGTGCCCATGTGGAAGATAGTGACTTGATCTATAAACTCTATGTGGTCCaaacagttatcaaaacagccaagttcatttttattctctGCTACACAGCGAACTTTGTCAACGCAATCAGCTTTGAACACGTGTGCAAGCCCAAAGTTGAGCATCTGACTGGTTACGAGGTATTTGAGTGCACCCACAATATGGCTTACATGTTGAAAAAGCTTCTCATCAGTTACATATCCATTATTTGTGTTTATGGCTTTATCTGCCTCTACACTCTCTTCTGGTTATTCAGGATACCTTTGAAGGaatattcttttgaaaaggtCAGAGAAGAGAGCAGTTTTAGTGACATTCCAGATGTCAAAAAtgattttgcatttcttctcCACATGGTAGACCAATATGACCAGCTGTATTCCAAGCGATTTGGTGTGTTCTTGTCAGAAGTTAGTGAAAATAAACTTAGGGAAATTAGTTTGAACCACGAGTGGACATTTGAAAAACTCAGGCAGCACATATCACGCAATGCCCAGGACAAGCAGGAGTTGCATCTGTTCATGCTGTCGGGGGTGCCCGATGCTGTCTTTGACCTCACAGACCTGGATGTGCTAAAGCTGGAACTGATTCCAGAAGCTAAAATTCCTGCTAAGATTTCTCAAATGACTAACCTCCAAGAGCTCCACCTCTGCCACTGCCCTGCAAAAGTTGAACAGACTGCTTTTAGCTTTCTTCGCGATCACTTGAGATGCCTTCATGTGAAGTTCACCGATGTGGCTGAAATTCCTGCCTGGGTTTATTTGCTCAAAAACCTTCGAGAGTTGTACTTAATAGGCAATTTGAACTCTGAAAACAATAAGATGATAGGACTTGAATCTCTCCGAGAGTTGCGACACCTTAAGATTCTCCACGTGAAGAGCAATTTGACCAAAGTTCCCTCCAACATTACAGATGTGGCTCCACATCTTACAAAGTTAGTCATTCATAATGACGGCACTAAACTCTTGGTACTGAACAGCCTTAAGAAAATGATGAATGTCGCCGAGCTGgaactccagaactgtgaactaGAGAGAATTCCACATGCTATTTTCAGCCTCTCTAATTTACAGGAACTGGATTTAAAGTCAAATAACATTCGCACAATTGAGGAAATCATCAGTTTCCAGCACTTAAAACGACTCACTTGTTTAAAATTATGGCATAATAAAATTGTTACTATTCCTCCCTCCATTACCCATGTCAAAAACTTGGAGTCACTTTATTTCTCTAACAACAAGCTCGAATCCTTACCAGTGGCAGTATTTAGTTTACAGAAACTCAGATGCTTAGATGTAAGCTATAACAACATTTCAATGATTCCAATAGAAATAGGATTGCTTCAGAACCTGCAGCATTTGCATATCACTGGTAACAAAGTGGACATTCTGCCAAAACAATTGTTTAAATGCATAAAGTTGAGGACTTTGAATCTGGGACAAAACTGCATCACCTCCCTCCCTGAGAAAGTTGGTCAGCTCTCTCAGCTCACTCAGCTGGAGCTGAAGGGGAACTGCTTGGACCGCCTGCCAGCCCAGCTGGGCCAGTGTCGGATGCTCAAGAAAAGTGGGCTTGTTGTGGAAGATCACCTTTTTGACACCCTGCCACTCGAAGTCAAAGAGGCATTGAATCAAGACATAAATATTCCCTTTGCAAATGGGATTTAA